A window of the Eschrichtius robustus isolate mEscRob2 chromosome 5, mEscRob2.pri, whole genome shotgun sequence genome harbors these coding sequences:
- the LIMS2 gene encoding LIM and senescent cell antigen-like-containing domain protein 2: protein MTGSNMSNALANAVCQRCQARFAPAERIVNSNGELYHEHCFVCAQCFRPFPEGLFYELEGRKYCEHDFQMLFAPCCRTCGEFIIGRVIKAMNNNWHPGCFRCELCDVELADLGFVKNAGRHLCRPCHNREKAKGLGKYICQRCHLVIDEQPLMFRNDAHHPDHFSCTHCGKELTAEARELKGELYCLPCHDKMGVPICGACRRPIEGRVVNALGKQWHVEHFVCAKCEKPFLGHRHYEKKGLAYCETHYNQLFGDVCYTCSHVIEGDVVSALNKAWCVHCFSCSTCNSRLTLKNKFVEFDMKPVCKRCYEKFPLELKKRLKKLSELAARRAQPKSAGLQPA, encoded by the exons ATGACGGGAAG TAACATGTCCAATGCCTTGGCCAATGCTGTGTGCCAGCGCTGCCAGGCCCGCTTCGCCCCCGCCGAGCGGATTGTCAACAGCAACGGAGAGCTGTACCACGAGCACTGCTTCGTGTGCGCCCAGTGCTTCCGGCCCTTCCCCGAGGGGCTCTTCTACGAG CTCGAAGGGCGGAAGTACTGCGAACACGACTTCCAGATGCTGTTCGCTCCGTGCTGCAGGACCTGCG GCGAGTTCATCATCGGCCGCGTCATCAAGGCCATGAACAACAACTGGCACCCCGGGTGCTTCCGCTGCGAGCTGTGCGACGTGGAGCTGGCCGACCTGGGCTTCGTGAAGAACGCCGGCAG GCACCTGTGCCGACCCTGCCACAACCGTGAGAAGGCCAAGGGCCTGGGCAAGTACATCTGTCAGCGCTGCCACCTGGTCATCGACGAGCAGCCCCTCATGTTCAGGAATGATGCCCACCACCCGGACCACTTCAGCTGCACCCACTGCGG GAAGGAGCTGACTGCAGAGGCCCGTGAGCTGAAGGGCGAGCTCTACTGCCTGCCCTGCCATGACAAGATGGGTGTCCCCATCTGTGGGGCCTGCCGCCGGCCCATCGAGGGCCGTGTGGTCAACGCGCTGGGCAAGCAGTGGCACGTGGAG cactTTGTCTGCGCCAAGTGTGAGAAGCCATTCCTGGGCCACCGGCACTATGAGAAGAAGGGCCTGGCCTACTGTGAGACCCACTACAACCAG CTCTTCGGGGACGTCTGCTACACCTGCAGCCACGTGATCGAGGGCGATG TGGTGTCGGCCCTCAACAAGGCCTGGTGTGTGCACTGCTTCTCCTGTTCCACCTGCAACAGCCGGCTCACCCTGAA gaaCAAGTTCGTGGAGTTCGACATGAAGCCCGTGTGTAAGAGGTGCTACGAGAAGTTCCCGCTGGAGCTGAAGAAGCGGCTGAAGAAGCTGTCGGAGCTGGCAGCCCGCAGGGCGCAGCCCAAGTCCGCGGGCCTCCAGCCCGCCTGA
- the GPR17 gene encoding uracil nucleotide/cysteinyl leukotriene receptor yields MDGLEVASPGLTANSSLAPPEHCGQETPLENVLFASFYLLDFILAFVGNSLALWLFVRDHKSGTPANVFLMHLAVADLSCVLVLPTRLVYHFSGSHWPFGEIPCRLTGFLFYLNMYASIYFLTCISADRFLAIVHPVKSLKLRRPLHAHLACAFLWVMVAVAMAPLLVSPQTVRTNRTVVCLQLYREKASQHAFASLAVAFTFPFVTTVTCYLLIIRSLRQGPRVERRLKNKAVRMIAAVLAIFLVCFVPYHVHRSVYVLRYRGHRTSCAAQRALALGNRVTSCLSSLNGALDPVMYFFVAEKFRDALCSLLCGKRLAGPPPSADGKTNESSLSARSEL; encoded by the coding sequence ATGGATGGCCTCGAGGTGGCTTCCCCAGGCCTGACGGCCAACTCCTCCCTGGCCCCCCCGGAGCACTGTGGCCAAGAGACGCCCCTGGAGAACGTCCTCTTTGCCTCCTTCTACCTCCTGGATTTCATCCTGGCTTTTGTTGGCAACTCCCTGGCCCTGTGGCTCTTCGTCCGGGACCACAAGTCCGGCACCCCTGCCAACGTGTTCCTGATGCACCTGGCCGTGGCTGACCTGTCCTGCGTGCTGGTCCTGCCCACCCGCCTCGTCTACCACTTCTCGGGGAGCCACTGGCCGTTTGGGGAGATCCCGTGCCGGCTCACCGGCTTCCTCTTCTACCTCAACATGTACGCCAGCATCTACTTTCTCACCTGCATCAGCGCGGACCGCTTCCTGGCCATCGTGCACCCCGTCAAGTCCCTCAAGCTCCGCAGGCCCCTCCACGCCCACCTGGCCTGCGCCTTcctctgggtgatggtggccgtGGCCATGGCCCCGCTGCTGGTGAGCCCACAGACGGTGCGGACCAACCGCACGGTGGTCTGCCTGCAGCTGTACCGGGAGAAGGCCTCCCAGCACGCCTTTGCGTCTCTGGCCGTGGCCTTCACCTTCCCGTTCGTCACCACGGTCACCTGCTACCTGCTCATCATCCGCAGCCTGCGGCAGGGCCCGCGCGTGGAGCGGCGCCTCAAGAACAAGGCGGTGCGCATGATCGCCGCGGTGCTGGCCATCTTCCTGGTCTGCTTCGTGCCCTACCACGTCCACCGCTCCGTCTACGTGCTGCGTTACCGCGGCCACCGCACCTCGTGCGCCGCCCAGCGCGCGCTGGCGCTCGGCAACCGCGTCACGTCCTGCCTCAGCAGCCTCAACGGCGCTCTCGACCCCGTCATGTACTTCTTCGTGGCCGAGAAGTTCCGAGACGCCCTGTGCAGCCTGCTGTGCGGCAAGAGGCTCGCGGGGCCGCCCCCCAGCGCCGACGGGAAGACCAACGAGAGCTCGCTGAGCGCCAGGTCGGAGCTGTGA